The DNA region CTGGTACTGCAGACGGGGGCGCTGCAGCCCGAGGCCGTCGCGGTGTACAGGGGCATCGGCTACCGCGACATGGCCGGTTTCGGCGCGTACGCGGGCGAGCCAGACTCCGTGTGCCTTGCCAAGCAGCTGCCCACCCGGGTGCTCGTCATCAACGGCACGATCGGAGCGGGCAAGACCGCGACGGCTGCGGCCGTTCACGATGTCCTCGCCGAGGAGGGCGCGCGGTCGGCCTTTATCGACGCCGACTACCTGTGTCAGGCCGCGCCGCTACCCGAGGACGACGCGTTCGGACAGGGGTTGCTCTTCGAGAACCTCGCGGCCGTGTCGCCCGTCTATCGAGCGCGAGGGTACGGGTGCATGGTCATTGCCAGGGTGGTCGAAGATGCGAGGGACCGCGACCGCTACGCGGCGGCGTTCTCCGGTCCAGGTGGCCGCGCCCACGTGTCGATCGTGCGCGTGACGGCATCTCAAGACGCGCGGGTCTCGCGCATCGCCGCGCGGGAGCCGGAAGGCTATTGGCGCGAACTCTGCCTGGCCCGCACCGTCGAGCTCGACGACATCCTTGAGGATCTCGACCTGGACGACGGGGTCGTGTCGAGCGAGGGTGCCAGCAGGCTCGACGTCGCGAAGGCGGCCCTCGACGCCGCAGGTTGGTAGCGGCCTAGCTCATCAGGGCCCAGCGCCAGGTGTCGGCGTTGTCGCGAATCCACTGCGCATCGGACTTCCACACCGCGCCCACGCCCTTGTCCCACAACTCGACCCACGGCGACCTGCCGGTGAGGCGCATGTGATCGAGGTACTCGAACATGCGCTGCGAACGCATCGCGAGCAAAGGAACCAGTTCCACCCGCTGCGCATCGTCGAGTCCGTAGCCGTCGACAAGCTGTCGGAGGCGTTGACTTGAACTGGCAATGTCGGCATCGACACGGTAGAGCGGCGCAAATGAGTGGCATGCATACGCGAGGTCCCACAGGCGCGTGCCTGGGCCTGCGGCGTCCCAGTCGATGGCGACCAACGAGCCATCGGCCCGCAGCACGATGTTTGACGGCGCGATGTCCTGGTGAACGATGAGATCTTTGCCATGCAAGGGGATGCCCTCGAACCAGCGCGCGTAGTCGGGCGGCACGAAGCTGTCGAGAGCGTCGTGCATCTCGCGCAGGAACGCGCCCAGGCGGCTGGGTTCGAGCGCGCCCGCGGGAGCATCGCGGTGATCCGCCCGCAGGCCCGGAACGAACTCGACAAGGTGCCGGCCCTTGTCGTCCCAACCGAATGAGCGCGGCGCGCCGGTGAAGCCCACCTTCTCGAGGTGCATGAGCAGAGAGTGAAGCGCACCACTGTAAGGGTCGGGGGCGATGGCCCGAACCTCGCGGTGGCCGATGCGCTCGGGTTCCCTGACGGCGGCTCGCTGCTGATCGCGGGAGATCTTGACTGCGTGGCGGGTCGCGGCTTCGTGTTGCGCGTGGAGCTCCCTGCGCTCGCGTCGGCTGAGCCCGTCAAAGGGGTTGGCGGGGCTCGAGGTCCAGCCGGCTCGGATGCTGAGCGGCCCCGGCTCGCGGGGCGCACCAGGTGCGGTGGTCGTGAGCGGTGTGCGGATCGCCGACAGGGGGGCTGTGGGTGCCGCGACTGCCGCTTCGGGGAGGGGGCCGGGTGCGACGGGTGCTTGTGCGACGGGTGCTTGTGCGACGGGTGCCTGTGCGACGGGTGCTTGCGCGACGGGGCGTGGGCTGGGTGCGACGGGCGCGACGGGTGCTTGTGCGACGGCCCTGCGGGCCTCGGCGGTCTGGCTTCGCGCCGCGGACCATGCGGCGCTGAAGAACGATGCGGCGTCGACGGGCACGTGTTCTTCGCGAGCGGGCGCGATCTGGCCATAGGGAGTGGGGACGTGCGGGCTTGGAATGGGACCTGCGGTCGCCATCTGGCTGGCGACGCTCTCGTGCCAGGGCATCGTACGAGTCGTCGTCAGCGCCGCCGCGGCCGACCGGCCGGCCCACGAGGGGCCGGGCGGCCAGGTCGGCTCAAGGATGCGGGGCACGGGCCGTTGTCGCGGGTGCCTGAGGAAGCGATCGACTGCCCATTCCCAGCCCTCGAGGCTGTCCAAGAGACGCGCCTCGGAGTCGTCGTTGCCGACGGCGTGAACTACCAACTGCCCCTGCCAGCCCGATTCGAGGAGGGAGTGCGTGACCCAGCGATCGCGGCTTCCGGCACCGAAAGGCAGGATGACCCTGCCGGTGAGTTCGGCCCCGGCATCGGCGCCGCTGAGCATGACGGCAACCAGATGCTCACTCATGACGGCGAGGTGATGGTCGAGGTCGGCGATCAGGTGGTGCGCATGCTGCAAGCGGAAGCCGATGCCGACGTTGCCAAGTCCGCGTCGCGCGAGTTCCGTCACGATGTCGACAAGGGTGCGGGGCTCCCCGGCCCAGCCGCCGTGGTTCGTGAGGACCACGCACATGCCGTGGCCCCTCGCCAACCGCGCCAATCCGGTGAGGTGGTCCGCCGCGCGCATCACTTCGGCGCGATGGGCTTGTTCCGACAGTGCGCTGGGCGCGCCCGGTCCGCCGAACGCGATTTGGGTCCACAGGTCGGGGGTGTGACCGCGCCGCGCGGCCTCCGTGATGAGGGTCTTGATACGCGCCGAGACCACGCCGAATCGCGACGAGTATTCCGGCTCTTCGAGCGCGGGCATCGGCGAGGGTGTCCAGATGCCCGACAGTTCGATCTGGTTCATTCGTAGCGCATCAAGCTCCGCGTCGAACGCGTCGACGTGTTCATCGCGCCAGTCCCAGATGATCTTCGTAAGCCCGATGGCGCGAAGCATCTGTGCGCGCTCACGCGGGCCACGACGCAAGGCGTCGTGAGCCACCAAGTGGCTAGCCGCGAACTGGTTTCGCGTGCACCAACTGGGAATTTCGGTTTGGGAAGGGGGGACAACCCGTGGAGGCAGTGCCACTCCGAGACCCCCAATGCTCGTGTGATGTGAGGCTTACATTAACTCCACGAGGGCGAATCGTCGAGCATCATGGCACGTAATGGGCGAAACGTCCCTTAAGTGGCCCCACCCGCCGGGGGCTCGCACCGCAATCTAGTCGGCGAGCGCAAACTCGACCGCGGCTTGCACGTGCTCGGCGAGCGCATCGAAGTACGGGACGTCGACGTCTTCCGCGGTCATCACCATCGGGATTTCGGTGCAGCCCGCGATGACGCCGCGGGCGCCGCGCCTGAGGACGGCGCCGGTGATGCGCTTGGTGAGCGCGCGGCCTGCGTCCGTGACGAGGCCCTGAGTGACCTCGTCATACAAGAGGTCGTGGAGAGCCTGCAGGTCGGGCTCTTCGGGCACGAGTGTCGTGATCCCAAATGTCGCCAGGCGCTCGCGGTAGAACGGCATACGCATCGTGAAGCCCGTGCCCAAGAGGGCGACCTTGTCCACGCCCGCGGCCTGGATGGCCTTGGCGGTGGCGTCGACGATGTGGATCACGGGTACCTCGACGGCCGCCTGGACCTGGGGTGCGACGAGGTGCATCGTGTTTGCGCAGATGAGAATCGCTTCGGCGCCGCCCGCGACCAGCCATCTCGCGTCGTCGGCAAAGAGTTCCGCGAGCCCGTCCCAGTCACCCGCGGCCTGCGCGGCCGCGATCTGCCCAAAGTTGTAGTGGCGGATCACGAGGTCGGCCGTCTGGCCAGGTAGCGCGTCGGCGATGCCTTCGTGGAGCCGGCGCTCGTACTCGAGCGTGCTGTGCCATGTAATGCCGCCGAGGAGGCCGATGCGGCGTGGAGAGTTGCGCATGACTTGATCGTAGGCGGGCCCCTCGGTGCCACGGCGCTGAATGGTGGACCCCATCCTCGCGGGGCCCGGACACACTCATGGGAAACCTTCCAGTACGATGGAAGCATGCGCATCGGAGAATTAGCGGATCAGGCCGGCCTCACGTCCAAGACGATCAGGTACTACGAGAGCATCGGCCTCATGAGCGAGCCCTATCGCCACGCGAACGGGTACCGCGACTACGACGACGAAGCCGTGGATCGATTGCGGTTCATCAGGGACTCGCAGGCGGCGGGTCTTACTCTCGCCGAGGTCAGCGAGATCGTGGGAATGAAGGCCGCGGGTGAGTCAACGTGCGGCCACACGCGGAGCCTGCTGGCGCGCCACATCGCCGAGGTTGACACGCAAATCGAGCGCCTGTTGGCCACGCGGGCCGAGCTGACGGCGATGGCTGAAAGGGCCGATGCTCTCGACCCTGCGTCGTGCACGGATCCGGCGAGGTGTCAGGTGATAGCCGCAAACACCGCCGCGGCGCACGCGGCGGCGCACCCCGTGCCGCACCCCGCGCACAGGCACTTGCTGCCCCTGGCTTGACCTTCCTGTCCACGGGAAGGTTTACGGTGAGGTTCGCGTTCCATTTCAGAGACAAACGCCAAGAGAAAGGCACCGTGATGGCCGCAACAGACCTCCCCACCATCGACGTCACCGTCGAAGGCATGACGTGCGAAGGGTGCGCCGGCAAAGTGCGCGACGCCCTGACGGCGACCGACGGCATCACCGCCGCCGATATCGACGTGGCATCGGGCAAGGTGTCCGTCCACCTCGACGGTTCGGTGGACCGCAATTCGCTCGAGTTTGCGATCGACTCTGCCGTGTTTGACGCCGGCTACAAGGTCGTCTAGTACGAGTCGTCTAGTTAGCCACCTCCGTGCGCGCGCTGAGCGCCCGCCGGCACCAGGGAGTCCCATTTCATGACCACCATCAGCGAAGCGCCGCAGACAATCAACCTGGCCGTGGGCGGGATGACGTGCGCGGGATGCGCATCGACCATCCAGCGCGGGCTTGCCATTCTCCCTGGGGTTGATGGCGCGGTCGTCAATATCGCGACCCGCCGCGCCACGGTCAACGTCGACGGAACCCTGGAGCCAGAACAGCTCGAAGACATGATGCGCGCCGCCATTGAGGGGCTCGGCTACCAGGTACTCACCCCGCGCGCGGATGACCCCGCTCACGAGGCCATGACCCTGAGCGATGAGCACGCCGCCCACATCACCGCCGATGCCGCCCGCATCGCCGATTATCGTCGCCGCGTGATCGTCGGCGCCACCCTGGCCGTTCCCCTCCTGCTGTTGTCAATGATCCCCGCACTGCAGTTCTCGGGTTGGGCCTGGGTGGCCGCCGCGCTCGCGACCCCCGTCGTCTTCTACAGCGGTTGGCCGTTCCACCGCTCCGCGGTGATGTCCGCAAGGCACGGCGCCACCACGATGGACACCCTCGTGACCGTGGGTTCCCTCGCGGCGTGGACGTGGTCGGCGGTCGCGCTCGTGCGCGGCACCGGACACGTGTACTTCGAGACCGGCGCCGTCATCGTGACCCTGATCCTGCTTGGAAAGTGGTTTGAGGTGCGCTCGACCGCTCACGCTGGCGACGCGATCCGTGCCCTCAGCGCGCGCCAGAGCGCCACGGCCACGCTCGAGGACGGGACCGTCATTCAGCGCGACGCCCTGGAGATGGGCATGCGCTTCGTGGTGCGGCCGGGCGAGATCATCGCGACCGACGGCATGGTGGTCGAGGGCGAGGCCGCGGTCGACGCCTCGCTCGTCACGGGCGAGAGTGCGCCGGTCGCCGTGACCGTTGGCACCGAGGTGGTGGGTGGCACGATCGCCTCCGATGGCTCGCTCACCGTCGAGGCCACCCGCGTCGGCTCGGAGACGATGCTCTCTCAGATCGCGCGCATGGTCGACGAGGCGCAATCGGGCAAGGCCGACGTGCAGCGGCTGGCCGACCGCATCGCCTCGATCTTTGTCCCCGTGGTGATGGGGCTGTCACTCATCACCCTCATCGTGTGGCTCATCGCCACCGGCGACGCGACCCGCTCCGTCGCGGCGGCCGTCGCGGTCCTCATCATCAGCTGCCCGTGCGCGCTCGGACTCGCCACGCCGCTCGCCGTCATGGTCGGCGTAGGCCGCGGCGCCCAACTCGGTGTGCTCATCCGCGGCCCGCGCGTCCTCGAGGACACCCGCACGTTGACGCACGTGGTGCTCGACAAGACCGGCACGCTCACCACCGGCCGCATGTCCGTTGCTGACCAGACGTCCGGCCTTTCCGACGACGGCGCAGCCACGCTGTTCGCCGCCGCGGCAGCCGTGGAGGCGCGTTCGGAGCACCCCGTCGCCAAGGCCATCGCCTCTGCCTTCGAGGGGCGCCCGCTACTCAAGGGCTTCCGCTCCTTCCCCGGTCGTGGTGCGGCCGCTACGGTCCAGGGCGCGGGGGCGGACGGCGGCATCGCCGACGTCACCGTGGGCTCGCACCGCCTGTTCGACTCGATGCCCGACGCCCTCGCTCAGTGGGCGTTGGCGCGCGAGGAGACTGGACACACCGTCGTCTACGTCGGTCGCTCCGTGCCGCTTGGCGCAGGGCTGATCGGCACAGGGGTCATTGACACAGCGGGTGCCGCTGGTGCCCCAGTGGTCGCGCCCCTCGCGGCCGAGGCCGCCATCGCCGTCCGCGACACCACGAAGCCGGGCGCTCGCGAAGCCATCGTTGCGCTCAAGGCCCGCGGGCTCGTCGTCACTCTGCTGAGCGGCGACAACCAGCGCGTCGCCGCCGCGGTGGCCAGCGAGCTCGGCATCGACAACGTCATCGCCGAGGTGCTGCCCTCCGACAAGGCCGGCGTGATCGAGCGCCTGCGTGCCGAGGGAGGGCGCGTCGCGATGGTGGGAGACGGCGTGAACGACGCCCCCGCGCTCGCGGCCGCCGACATCGGCATCGCCGTGGGGACAGGCGCCGACGTCGCACGCGAGGCCTCCGACCTCACCCTCGTGAGCGGCGACGTGCGTGCGGTTGACGACGCGATCGGCTTGGCGCGCAGGACGCTCGGCACCATCAGAGGCAACCTGTTCTGGGCCTTCGCCTACAACGTCGTCGCCATCCCGCTGGCCGCTTCCGGCCTGCTCAACCCGATGATCGCCGCGGCCGCGATGGGCGGATCGAGCCTGTTCGTCGTCGGCAATTCGCTTAGGCTGCGCGGGTATACGCCCAAGCGTTAGCCGCTAGCGCCGTCGGACTTGCCAGGCTAATTCGGTCCTCGCCCGCGAACGCGCGCCCCGGCCGCCATCGAGACCCCGTGCTGCACAACTCGCTCACGTCACCCGCGCGTGCATAAGTGCCGGATCAGATGCCGCGGGAACTGGTGTGCCACGCGTGCGGTGAGCGATGAGTGGGCCGGTGTCCGTCACTTCTGCACAGAGTTCGGATGCAAGCTGCGACAAAGCCGCGAGAGGGCGTGTCACAACGTCGCCGGACGGCCTGCGAAGACAGGGTGAGGGAGGTCCCGCGCCAGCACGGTCCCGGCCAGCACGGTCCCCGCCATGCCGGGGGTTAGACGGCGTCGAGCGCGCGAGCGAAGTCCTCGCGCAGGTCCTCGACGTCCTCGAGGCCGATGCTGATGCGCACCGTCGCGGCCGACATTCCGACGGCGGCGCGGCCCTTTGCGCCCAGCTTGCGGTGGGTCGTCGTGGCGGGGTGAGTGACGATCGACTTGGCGTCGCCGAGGTTGTTGGAGATGTCGACGACTTGCAGGGCGTCCATGAAGCGGAACGCCGCAGCCTTCGCCTCGTCGCCGTGGGGGTCGGTGCCCTCCGGCAGCGCAATGTCGATGGTCACGAGCGTTCCGCCGAGCGTCATCTGCGCCTTGGCGCGCTCGTACTGGGGGTGGGAGGGTAAGAGTGGGTAGCGGGCCAACGCGACCTTGGGGTGAGCCTCGAACCACGCGGCAAGATCGGCGGCCGATGCCGCCATGGCGCGCACCCGGAGCGACAGGGTCTCGAGAGACTTGGCGAGCACCCATGCGGTGAAGGGGCTCATGGTGGCGCCCATCGTGCGCACCATGGTCCGCACGGGTCCGTTCACGTACTCGGCCGAGCCGAGGATCGCGCCGCCCAGCACCCGACCCTGGCCGTCGATGTGCTTGGTCGCCGAGTACACCACGGCGTCGGCGCCCAGCTCGAGCGGCTTCTGGCCCAGGGGAGTGGCAAACACGTTGTCGACGATGAACAGGGCGCCCGCCTTCTTGGAGAGCGCGGCAACAAACGGGATGTCCACGACGTCCTGCATGGGATTAGTGGGGGACTCGATGTAGATCGCGTCTGCGGGCGTGGCGAGGGCGCGCTCCCAGTCGGCGTTGTCGTGGGCGTCCACGTAGTCGACCACGATGCCCCACTGGGCGAAGTAGTCGTCGAACACCGCGATCGACGAGCCGAACAGCGCGCGGGCGGCCACGAGGCGAGAGCCCTGCTTGAGGATCGAGGCGAGGGACACGAACACGGCGGCCATGCCCGTCGCGGTGGCGAAGCACGCCTCGGCGCCCTCGATCGCGGCCAGGCGTTCCTCGAACGTGGTGACCGTCGGGTTGCCGTAGCGGCTGTATTGGTACCGGTCGATCTCGCCCGCGAAGGCCGCCTCGGCATTCGCGGCATTCGGGTACACGTAGCCCTGAGTGAGGAACAGTGCCTCCGACATCTCGTCAAAGGGCGTGCGGTGCAATCCCGCGCGCACGGCGAGGGTGTCGGGACGGAACGGGGAAACGGCGGGGGCTACGCCGGTGGGGGACAGTGCGTCGGTCATGGACACAGGTTAGCGGGGCGACCGGGGGCCAGGGGCGTGAGCGTTGGCGCCGATCGTTCCCACTGGCGAGCAGCCGGGTCCCGCGGTGAAAGGGTGTAAGCCCGCGGGACCCGGCTGCTACGCGCGGGAGACGACCTGCACTGTCACTCCCTCGCGGTCGGCGACGGGTGCGTCGACCGGTCCGGTGATCCGCACGGCGTGAGCGCTACCGTCGGGCCGGATGACCGGCATGGTCACGTCCAACACTTCGGGAGCGCCGTAGAGGCGGATGGTGAGGCCGTCGAGGTAGTCGTAGTCGGGGCGGTCGGCATGCGCGCCGATGCCGATCGCGGCTCCCTCGCGGACGTACAGGGGGACGGTGTCGAAGCCGTGCTGCTCGCGGCGCCACGCGCCGCCCGCCACGGTCTCGCCCGTCCAGAAGTTGGTCCACGTCCCCGCTGGCAGGTAGAACTCGACGTCGCCCGAGGCCGACATGACGGGTGCGACCAGCAGGTGTGAACCCAGCATGTACTGGCGGTCGAGGTACGCCACGGCCGGGTCGGACGGGAACTCGAAGTACATCGGCCTGGCCACGGAGACTCCAGTGGCCGCGGCGTCGGCGCTCGCTGCGTAGATGTACGGCATGAGCGTGTTCTTGAGCTGGGCGAACTTGGCGGTGATCGTCACCGCCTCCTCGTCGAACGCCCACGGAACCCTATAGCTGTCGGAACCGTGCAGGCGGGAGTGCGAGGACAACAGACCAAACGCCACCCACCGCTTGAAGACGGCGGGGTCGGGAGTACCTTCGAAGCCGCCGATGTCGTGGCTCCAGTAGCCGAAGCCGCTCGATGCCAACGACAGGCCGCCGCGCAGGGTTTCCGCCATCGACGGGAAGGTCGAGGTGTTGTCGCCGCCCCAGTGGATGGGGAACTGTTGGCCGCCAGCAGTGGCGGAGCGCGCAAACAGCACGGCTTCGCGCTCTCCGCGCTCCTCGACCAAGACCTCAAAGACCGCCTTGTTGTAGAGCTGCGTGTAGAGGTTGTGCATCGTCTCGGGGGGCGTTCCGTCGTGCCACACGACGTCGAGCGGAATGCGCTCGCCAAAGTCGGTCTTGAGCGCGTCGACCCCTTGGGTCAGCAAGCCGCGGAGCTTGTCCTGAAACCAGCGTGTGGCCTCGGGGTTGGTGAAGTCGACGAGGCCCATGCCCGCGACCCACCAGTCCCACTGCCAGACCGAGCCGTCGGCCCGCTTGACCAGGTAACCCTTCTCCTTGCCCTCGGCAAAGAGCGCCGAGCGTTGCGCGATGTACGGGTTGATCCACGCGCAAATGTGCAGGTCGCGTTCGGTGTGGAGGCGATGGAGCATGCCCTCCGGGTCGGGGAACACGCGGGCATCCCACTCGAGGTCGGTCCAGTTGAATTCGCGCATCCAGAAGCAGTCGAAGTGGAACGCGCTGAGCGGAATCCCGCGGTCGCGCATGCCGTCAACGAAGGAATTGACGGTGGCCTCGTCGTAGTCGGTGGTGAACGACGTCGACAGCCACAGCCCGTAGCTCCATGCGGGGACCTCGGCGGGACGGCCGGTGAGCGCGGTGTAGCGGTCGATCACGTCCTTGGGGGTGGGGCCGTCGATGACGAAGTACTCGATGGCCTCGCCCGCGGTCGAGAACTGCACGCGCTCAACCGACTCGGAACCCACCTCGAAGCTCACGTGCTCCGGTTGGTTGACGAGCACGCCGTAGCCGCGGTTGCTCATGTAGAACGGGATCGACTTGTATGCCAGTTCGGAACTGGTGCCGCCGTCGGCGTTCCAGATGTCGACCACTTGACCGTTCTTCGCCAACGGACCGAAGCGCTCGCCGAGTCCGTAGATCACCTCGCCGACGCCCAGGTCAAGCTGCTCGTGGACATACGTGCGCGACGGCGCGAGGCCCGTCGTGGTGACTCCCGCGACGCCCGTTGGCTCGGCGGCGACGGGGGCGCCATCGGCCAGGGTCATGTAGCCCTGGGCCTTGGCCCCGGAGCCGGTCAGTCGCACGTCTGCGTGCCAGAACGACAGGTCCCACGGTGCGCCACGCCTGATGACGGCGCGTAGCGTGCCCGCCGTGACCGTCCCGTCGCCGTCGGTGATGGCGATGCCGCCCGCCGCTTGCCGCTCGTTGACCTCGAAACCGGGTGAGCGTCGGCCGCCCGTGTGGTGCTCGATGCGCACCTTGATGACGCCGTCCGCCACGGGCGTGAGCGTCGTAGTGAGCACGGGCAGGTTGAGCACGTTGCCGCGCGACTCGATGCGCCGTGCAGGCGCGGTGACAACGATGCCGTCGCCATCGGCCGTGATGTCGTACGCCTCTTGCGCGTAGCTGGCCGTGACGCCGGGTCGAAGATGCCAGAAACCGTCGGTGAACTTCACTACTTCACTGCTCCTGCCGTGATTCCCCTTGTCAGCGTCCGCTGGAAGAAGAGGAAGAAAATGATCGTGGGAATGATGCTGATAAGCGTTCCCGCTATCAGCGTGGTCGTGTCGGTCTGACGTTCTCCATTGAGCTGCTGGAGAACGAGGGGCACCGTCAAGGAGTCGCTCGTGTTGAGGAACGCCAGCGGCAACAGGAACTCGTTCCAGGTCCAGATGAAGAAGAAGACCATCAGGACGGAAAGCGTGGGCCTGAGGATCGGCACGATCACCGACCGGAGCGACCGGAAGCGTGAGGCGCCGTCGACCGCGGCCGCCTCCAGGATTTCCTTGGGGAAGGTGCCCAGCAGGCTCGAGAGCAGGTACGTGCCGAAGGCCGACTGGATCACGGTGAAGGTGATGATCACCGACCACGAGTTCGACAGTAATCCGAGCTTGTCGTAGAGCTTGAACAGCGGGTCGAAGAGCATCTCTTGCGGCACCAGGTTGGCCATGAGGAAGACCAGCACGAGCCAGGTGCGGCCCTTCACGCGACCGATGCCGATGGCAAACGAGTTGAGCACCGACAGGATGACCCCGAGGATCGCCACCATGCCGGAGATAAAGATCGAGTTCCACAGCGCTCGCGGGAAGTTGTGCCCGCTCCAGAAGGCCCTGATTCCGTCGAAGCTGAGCGCGTGGGGCAGCTCGAGCGGGTTGGAATTGGCGTACTCAGAGGGCGACTTGAAGGCGTTGATGAGCAGCAAGAGCATCGGGGCGATGACGAGCAGCGCGCCCACGATCGACAGGGTCAGGACGATCCACTCGCTCGCGGTGCGGGGGCGCTTCTTGTGCTTGGTCCCTGCAGCCCTGCGGGTAATGGGCGTGGTGGGCGTGGCGATCGCGGACATCACGCGTCCTTTCGCTCGGAGCGCGTCTGCACCTTGATGAAGATCACGGCGACGAGAAAGACGACGATGGTGATGGCGGACGCGATCGTCGCGGCGTATCCCTTATCGGGCCCCTTGATGAACTCCTCATATGCATAGAACGACGGCACGTAGGTGGACTTGGAGGGGCCGCCCATGGTCAGGATGAAGATGGGCGCGAAGACCTTGAGCGCCGCGATGGTGGTGGTGAGTGACACCACGAACACCTCGGGGCGAATCTGCGGCAAGGTGATGGCGCGGAAGCGCTGGAACCAGTTGGCGCCGTCGAGTTCAGAGGCCTCGTAGAGCTCCGGTTCGACGCGCTGCAGGGCCGCCATGAAGATCACGACGGGGTACCCGATCTGAATCCAGATCATGAGCACCATGGCCGAGGCGATCGCGGTGCTGTATTGGCCGCCCAGCCAGTTCACGGTCACCGCGTGCCCCGCGATGCCGGAAAGTATTTGATTCAGGACTCCGTCGCCGTTGGGTTTGAGAATCCAGGAGAACATGACACCCGCGACGGCGATGGGCAGAATCTGCGGCAGGTAGTAGGTGGCGCGCAGGAGGCTGGAGATCTTGCCTCCGAAGCGGCGGCCTACGACGTCGAAGAGGGCGGCCGCGATCACGAGACCCACCAGGGTGGGCACGATCACCATGGCAACGACCACTAGGGCGATGTTGGTGAAGGACTGCAGAAACGCGGAGTCGTGGAAGAGGGCGAACCAGTTGTCGAAGCCGGTGAAGTGCTCGGCGGCGCGTCCGCCGCGCCAGTGGTACAGGCTGAGGCGCAGGTTGCGGACGATCGGGTAGAAGATGACGACCGAAATGAGGATGGCGCCTGGGATGAAGTACAGCCAGTAGCCGAGTTTGCTCTTGCCGCGTTCGGGAATCCTCGCGGCCTCAGCGGGGCGCTTCTGAGGCCGCACGATGCGGGTCAACGATGACATGGGGATCCGTCTCCGGCGAGGGCCCCGGCCGTGATGGCCGGGACCCCCGCGCTTGAAGGGGTGAGTAACTACTTCTTGGTAACCGTGGAGACGTAGGTCTCGTAGTAGTTCTTGAGCTCCGCCTGCGCCTGCTCGGGGGAGTAGGTGCCGTTGACCAGGCCCTGCATGACGCCGTTCAGGTCGCCATAGAAGGTGGGCGTCGGCCAGTCGGGGTAGAACGACAGGCCATCACGGGCGTTGACCTCGTTGAACAGCTTGATGAGTGCCTGAGCGTTGGGGTCCTTGACGTCGGCGGTGTTGGCCGCAACCGGAAGGCCACCAGACTCACCGAGAAGTGCCTGAACCTCGGGGCTCATCGTGATGTTGATGAAGATCTTCGCAAGTTCGGGCTGCTTGGACTTGGCGGGAATGACCCAGATGTTGCCACCCGAACCGGGCGTGAGCGTGGTGCCAGGCCAGTTGGTGATGCCCACCTTGAACGTCTTGACATCGGTCAGCATGCGTCCGTACCACCACGAACCCGAGTAGAACATCGGGACCTGGCCGTTGATGAACTGCAGGCCCGCGTCCTCCGCCTTCATGCCGGAGACGTCCTTGGAGATGTAGCCCTTGTCGAGCCAGCTCTTGAGCGTCGTGGTCGCGTAGGTGATCTCGGGACCGTTCCAGTCGATGGGGTGCTGGTACAGCTGGTAGTCGTTGACCCACTGGCGGTTGGCCTTGCTCAGTGCGAGCTGGTACCAGAGCTGACCCATGGGGTATTCCTGAGCCGACGTCGTCATCGGGGTGACGCCGTTGTCCTTGAAGGTCTGCATCGCCGTCTCGAGCTCGGCCTCGGTGGTCGGAACCTTGACGTTGTACTTG from Demequina lutea includes:
- the metZ gene encoding O-succinylhomoserine sulfhydrylase yields the protein MTDALSPTGVAPAVSPFRPDTLAVRAGLHRTPFDEMSEALFLTQGYVYPNAANAEAAFAGEIDRYQYSRYGNPTVTTFEERLAAIEGAEACFATATGMAAVFVSLASILKQGSRLVAARALFGSSIAVFDDYFAQWGIVVDYVDAHDNADWERALATPADAIYIESPTNPMQDVVDIPFVAALSKKAGALFIVDNVFATPLGQKPLELGADAVVYSATKHIDGQGRVLGGAILGSAEYVNGPVRTMVRTMGATMSPFTAWVLAKSLETLSLRVRAMAASAADLAAWFEAHPKVALARYPLLPSHPQYERAKAQMTLGGTLVTIDIALPEGTDPHGDEAKAAAFRFMDALQVVDISNNLGDAKSIVTHPATTTHRKLGAKGRAAVGMSAATVRISIGLEDVEDLREDFARALDAV
- a CDS encoding heavy metal translocating P-type ATPase, which encodes MTTISEAPQTINLAVGGMTCAGCASTIQRGLAILPGVDGAVVNIATRRATVNVDGTLEPEQLEDMMRAAIEGLGYQVLTPRADDPAHEAMTLSDEHAAHITADAARIADYRRRVIVGATLAVPLLLLSMIPALQFSGWAWVAAALATPVVFYSGWPFHRSAVMSARHGATTMDTLVTVGSLAAWTWSAVALVRGTGHVYFETGAVIVTLILLGKWFEVRSTAHAGDAIRALSARQSATATLEDGTVIQRDALEMGMRFVVRPGEIIATDGMVVEGEAAVDASLVTGESAPVAVTVGTEVVGGTIASDGSLTVEATRVGSETMLSQIARMVDEAQSGKADVQRLADRIASIFVPVVMGLSLITLIVWLIATGDATRSVAAAVAVLIISCPCALGLATPLAVMVGVGRGAQLGVLIRGPRVLEDTRTLTHVVLDKTGTLTTGRMSVADQTSGLSDDGAATLFAAAAAVEARSEHPVAKAIASAFEGRPLLKGFRSFPGRGAAATVQGAGADGGIADVTVGSHRLFDSMPDALAQWALAREETGHTVVYVGRSVPLGAGLIGTGVIDTAGAAGAPVVAPLAAEAAIAVRDTTKPGAREAIVALKARGLVVTLLSGDNQRVAAAVASELGIDNVIAEVLPSDKAGVIERLRAEGGRVAMVGDGVNDAPALAAADIGIAVGTGADVAREASDLTLVSGDVRAVDDAIGLARRTLGTIRGNLFWAFAYNVVAIPLAASGLLNPMIAAAAMGGSSLFVVGNSLRLRGYTPKR
- a CDS encoding carbohydrate ABC transporter permease → MSAIATPTTPITRRAAGTKHKKRPRTASEWIVLTLSIVGALLVIAPMLLLLINAFKSPSEYANSNPLELPHALSFDGIRAFWSGHNFPRALWNSIFISGMVAILGVILSVLNSFAIGIGRVKGRTWLVLVFLMANLVPQEMLFDPLFKLYDKLGLLSNSWSVIITFTVIQSAFGTYLLSSLLGTFPKEILEAAAVDGASRFRSLRSVIVPILRPTLSVLMVFFFIWTWNEFLLPLAFLNTSDSLTVPLVLQQLNGERQTDTTTLIAGTLISIIPTIIFFLFFQRTLTRGITAGAVK
- the yicI gene encoding alpha-xylosidase; this translates as MKFTDGFWHLRPGVTASYAQEAYDITADGDGIVVTAPARRIESRGNVLNLPVLTTTLTPVADGVIKVRIEHHTGGRRSPGFEVNERQAAGGIAITDGDGTVTAGTLRAVIRRGAPWDLSFWHADVRLTGSGAKAQGYMTLADGAPVAAEPTGVAGVTTTGLAPSRTYVHEQLDLGVGEVIYGLGERFGPLAKNGQVVDIWNADGGTSSELAYKSIPFYMSNRGYGVLVNQPEHVSFEVGSESVERVQFSTAGEAIEYFVIDGPTPKDVIDRYTALTGRPAEVPAWSYGLWLSTSFTTDYDEATVNSFVDGMRDRGIPLSAFHFDCFWMREFNWTDLEWDARVFPDPEGMLHRLHTERDLHICAWINPYIAQRSALFAEGKEKGYLVKRADGSVWQWDWWVAGMGLVDFTNPEATRWFQDKLRGLLTQGVDALKTDFGERIPLDVVWHDGTPPETMHNLYTQLYNKAVFEVLVEERGEREAVLFARSATAGGQQFPIHWGGDNTSTFPSMAETLRGGLSLASSGFGYWSHDIGGFEGTPDPAVFKRWVAFGLLSSHSRLHGSDSYRVPWAFDEEAVTITAKFAQLKNTLMPYIYAASADAAATGVSVARPMYFEFPSDPAVAYLDRQYMLGSHLLVAPVMSASGDVEFYLPAGTWTNFWTGETVAGGAWRREQHGFDTVPLYVREGAAIGIGAHADRPDYDYLDGLTIRLYGAPEVLDVTMPVIRPDGSAHAVRITGPVDAPVADREGVTVQVVSRA